The Anopheles maculipalpis chromosome 3RL, idAnoMacuDA_375_x, whole genome shotgun sequence genomic sequence TGGCTTGAAGAGTTGGCAGCCCTCTCCGACATCGAAACGCCGTAACCTTGACTGAGGGATTTTCGGAACGGGCTTCCCTTCCGTGTCATTTTCAAGACAATGCGGAAATGATCTTCGAAAATTTAAACGAGAGATTAACCGTAAAATTCTCTAAATGGTGAGTATCCTTGCCAATTCTTTATCCTTACAGTTTCCTTCATAGTTATTAGATAAAAAGCTACATATTTTGTTCATACATTTCTCCTCTAAATAAGAAGCTTTCTATGTAAATTTTCTTATCCAAAAGGGACTCCTTACTCCCCTTTTAATGTAATGAAACTTTCATCAGAAAACGTGCACCATCCAATCGGTAAGATTTGACTTCTTTTCTTGTATCTAAATGTGGTCCCTGTATGAATAATTGAAGCCACTTGTCTTTAAGCTACCAAACGTACGATATGATTCAATATTCCATTCTGGAATTTCCTTCACTTCCAGCAAACATccttttggtgtgtttgtgtttgtatgtatgtgtccTCAGTCAACGAAGCTTAGCTATGTTTCCCGATGAGGTTTCCCTATTCCTGTGAGGTTTTGTGTACCAGGAGAGGAAGCATAAGCTTTGCTCATGCATATTTAAATGATATTCAACGAGTTGGTACAATCTCGATGTCTCGTTCTTCTTGTTGTAATCGATAACCAAGCCGCCCACGAGCGAGGGAACTGACGGTTGTCCTTAGAATGGATATGTCGTTGATTTGATTTGGAGCGCATCTGAATGCTTTTCCTGGAGTCAGAGTGTGATGGAGTTTTAACTGGAAATGTCGTTCTTCAAAGTCATATTATAATAAATGATTTTAGAGAGTTTTGCTATTAATTTTACCACTGAAAGAAGATTAGATAGtaggtgattttttaaattttgtatcagAACTTGTAATTAGTTCGCTGTAGAACTCGTTGAATGCAACATTCTGTAAATGAATATTATATACAATAACCTCgagtacattttttaaatttttaaatcatgtgAATTCGTAGTGGTAAATCCGTGAGAAATTTACCTGTAAAGAGGCTAAAGACATTTatagaaatttaacaaattgaGTATATATATGCTCTTCATATTTTTTCACTACTTTTCAGCCTTTCTCGAAAGCGTTGTAGACGGCATCTGTTTAATGCATTCTTTTGTCTTAAGAAATCCATCTGTGAAGTGATCGAAATGTTCTATTTGAGCTTTGACGTCATATAGCACATTCATcttcaacattaaaaaaaatccttaagaTTAAAATAAAGTTGGCCGacataaaagttttttttcaagaaattTCTGTTACATTAAGCTTTTCTTTGTAACGTATAGTGCCATTCTTTAAAGACCTATAGAGGAAATCTTCAAAGAAGAATCCAGTCTCCGATGTGTTGGATTTTATCGTATTGATATACACTTTTGTTCAATGAAAATCAATGACACTGTTCTTAGAAACCGAGGAAGTTCAGATTGGAGTCAAGAACGCTGTTCCTCGTTGAAGCTCACATCGTAAATTTTTACAAATGTAGAGGCTATTGCAGTTCAGACAATTTCTAGTCCGCAAAATTAATCCTGGGTACATTTTGGTTGGTAGGATCAAAACCGCCATCGACCTTTATTTGTAAGATTGATTGTCAATCAAGTTCCTTTATTATATATTGATAGTATAGATCTGACTTATCAAAATGGTTGATCGTTTCCTGATATCGTCTGACGGTTGAGTAGACAAAGTTCCGATTGATTTCTTGTGATTTGAACACCCTGAAAGTTCAAAAACGCTTAATTACGATGTCCCGAAACTGTTTCATCGCGTGTAGCCAGCGCACGACAACTAGCAGCAAGTGCTGGTTACATGCTTGTCCAAATCTTTTTGTGCAAGTGCTCACAACAccacacagcaaacaaactttGAACTCACAGACCCCCAAAATTGCACGATTGAGTGCGTTTTTCTCAcgaacatttttcttccaccggATCCGGGTCTTAAGAGCTGGCATCCAAAGATGACGAGAACCTCTCCCCCTCACAATCTCCCACCGGCAAAGATGTGTTGAGGTTGAATCATTTTTGCTTCGTCTACCTACTCTGGGAGTTCATCCCCTCTCACCGTCCGTTGACTTTCTTTCATCACGCCCGTCCTTCCGTCCGTCGCCAAAGCCATGTCTTGGCACTGATTTTCTCATGCGATAAGCGTTACACCTGAGAAGACACGAGCGGTGCTCGGGTTCggattgttttgttatgcGCGGCATTCGGTGCCAGTTTCTGCCGATGACGGCTTCTTAAGGTGCGACCCCTTTCGCCCGTTCGTGATTAGGTTACGTTGCACCCTTCTTATCGGgtgggaaaatgaagaaaattgtcGGAAGCAATGTGTCTTAAGCGTGAATAAAACGATCTTAAGTTACGTTACGTTTGTTGACCTGGGTGGATGGAGGAGGGTGGTTGGAGTGTGTGCAGCAGGAAAGCACAAGTTCGTCGACGGGTGGGAAAGAATGATGATAAAATCTCACACACCCTGCGGAAGAACGGCTCCACCCGCAGGGTGTCTTGCGGGTGGATTTCTCACGGAATTGGCTATATACGGAGGCTTGTTTGATGAGTGTGATTAGCATGCGAAAAGAATGTCCACTTGGAGGAAATATTGAAAAGAAATGTCCTATTTTATGGCGCTTGTCTGCCAGCTTTTTAGCAAGAAAGGCTGATCGAGTATTACACGAGAAGTTCAATGAGgatgtttaaataaaataaaataaattgaagatttttctgaaatttatttaagaaCAATTACCATTCCTTTGTTTTGTGCCTTTTCTTATCAAAAAGTGTTCCTTATTAAAGACGCAATCATCatttattgaaacaaaaagggCCTACACATTGCATCCTTCAGGCACGCAAAAGTGAATGCACGATCATGTTTAAAGGGATGGCGATGATGCGTCCAGCGAATGtggaatgttttctttcatgGTTCACGGCTTCGCTTCCCACCTTTAAACTCTGACTGCTCGTTTTCTTGGCCTTTGCTTTGCCGACGATATTTGTCCCTCTTAAAATCACGCAAGTAAAAAAATCGTTCCGCGCACTGAACTCGGACAAATGCTGTctaaaaactgtaaaaaaattataaacattcAGATGTAAGGGGAGATTTCGGCATTGAAATGGGCAAATATTATTATGAGgtcgtttgttttaaataaatttgcgATTTACGTGCATGTTTGCTGTTCATCGATATGGTTACAATAAATTCTCTGAacttctctgtttttttttaacataacCTTTCGCCAACCATCAAAAACTGGCTACTCGAGGAGGCCTTGACTTTGATGGTCCGTTTGTAAAAAAGATTGTAATAAACTTTGCGGTAAATTTTATGgcacttacttacttacttatgtGGAGCTATATTTCATCATCTGCCGTCTGCCAATAACCGCCTATCAATGCAGATACACCATCATTCCGTTTCGGGTCTGCCTGACCTCTTCTGTCTTTCTGTGTGGAAGTCAAAAAGGGTTAAGGTGGGCTCGTTCGGCTTGTTCGATGTctttctcatgacatgaccagtCCACCTGAACTGGTGAGTCAAATGAACAATCGTGAGATCTTCATACAGCTCTCCATTGTAGTGGTTTCTCAAGTATTTTTCTACACATACGATTCCAAGGATACTTCTGGCCATATTTTTCTCGTTCGCAGCTGACAGGGTCGGTCTGTTTTGGAAAGAGGCCAAATATCAGAGAAACGTATGTGATGTATAttacgaccttctaggtcatgcgACCCTCGGATAGCTTCGACTTGCTGATGCCACATATTTGGATAGTCAAGCCCTCACGTtgcgggggaacggtccggatgggatttgatttataaagaccggcgccgttgacACCCTACCATCTTGCCGCCCCAGCTGCGGGCTACGAAGTTGTTCTGCTAAAGAAAGCAGACACCTTTAAACTTACCTTATCCAGCAGCATACAGATTAAAAATTTGCCAAACTATCAAGAACGTTTGCAcaaaatcaattaattaaataatgtcAAAGTCCTACATTCCAAGAACATTAGACTAATATACTGCCacttttgacaatacggcactggaccgtaataatatataaaataaaatactgccACTCTTTTCTGGCTTACCTGGCTTAGTTGTGATCTGATCCAGGACTGTCGTTAAAGCAAAATTATCCTGGCCCCCTAAAATTGTGAGATCTGATGTAAGTTTGCTTAGAAATATCCTGCTAATTGCTGCCGTTGGTTTTCGGTTTAAAATATGCTGCATGGATGGACTTAAAGCTGATATGTGATGCATCTACGAATAAAAATGGAGCTAATCCGATTTTTCAAATGCACACAGTACATTTACCATGATCGAATATTTCATGCGACTTTATGAACCGCATTCAGGTTGAAATAAGGTTTCTTTCCTGCTATAAATTCGTATTTACAAGATCCTTTttcattataaaaatattctttattTGTTGCGCTAGAGGGTACCTCATTGTGATGCTTTTAAGTTAAACTTAGCCTAGCATTTTCCGCATAGCTTCACCGAACTGGACAGCTTGGATAGTTTATACAAGCAACTACATGTGAAGGTATTAGTTCATGATCGTTTATATAGTTCAAGTTCCACTTTTCAATTGgcaattttttcttcaattattaGTGCCTCTTTGCGAACTTTTTCCACTACCGAACAAGTATCGATGTCCTTCGGGAACTTTATTATCATGCTCTGAAACGGCGGCATAGGCATTGTCCGATAGCTCTACATAGTAGAAATATAGATCTGTCAACAAACATATTTGTGTGTAGTATTTCTTTGTTATTTGAGTGGTCCTTCTTCACATCTAATTATATTAGAGGGTAAGCTGCTGAGACAGCGTTTAAAACTTGGATAGGTCCAATATGCAAGAGAAGTCTTTTGAATTTTGAGTTTCTCCATGTTCTTAGGGAAAATCAAAATAGTAATCGACTATTATACAGCAATATCCTACAATCGTAGAACCAGTCTTACTTCCTATTTGGACCTGGGCAAAAGCGAATTATCTTGCCGTGCACTAAATTCGATCAATCGCTATCTTCGATCAAATTGATTACTGTCAATGATTTGTCTGTATCTTTACTCGTCTTAGCCTTCGAAGAGCTAGTCTGTTCGCGTTGTCCGTCCTCATTTCCTTTCCGCACCAGTTCGGTCAGTTTAAGCCGGGAACGATGTGAAGTTTTCTGCTTTACACGATTATTGTGATTCACCATCGATAGCAGTGTGCGGTTGAGAAatcgtttgttcgttttccGTAAAGGACAAGGACGCCAAGCAGTGGAACCATACTCATCAGCACGCAACTTTCCTAGTCGCGTTTCACGGAGAATTTCATCTACCGCCCGACTGAAAGGTAACAATAAACATTACTtagacacacaaaacataaatgatTGTTAGTATTTACTTACCTGGTCAGGTGGTCAGCAGTAACGGCAGTTGTATCTGCACTAGAGACAGGCACGAAAGTAATTGGCTTTTGGTGGAAAGATACGTTGGGGGCTGCTGGCTTTATAGAACCGGGAATGAAGTCATGGTGCTGGGGAGCTATGGGTGCTTTGGCGTTGTTTACGTGGTAGGAAGCGTTAGTTGGCAAAGCAGCGGACGCTTTACGTACGACACCAGGTATGAGTTGCGGTTGGCCGTACATTTCCACCATAGATCAAGCACGTATCACAGTCCGTTAAGCTTGTAAAGCCATGACCGACGTGGTCACAGCATATCAGGAAGTTAGCATAATGAAACTTAGACAATAATAAGGAGGGAAAATAGGTACCACTGAATAAAAACGTTCACAAGCCGCGAGAGGATATTGTTGTTATTCTTAAGATGTAAACAAATCGCTCTTTGACAGCTTGTTGTACATTGCAGACGTTAGACGTCAGACGACTGGATGGTATAACAGCGTATTTTAAAATGAACGTTGACAGAAGTAGAACACCTGTTGAAACTTCAAGCGAGATACATAtcgtaataaataatttctttcctttatgATGTTCTCTGAAAAccagaactaaaaaaaaacagcgccGTGTTTCACccattgtttcattttcatgctttttttattaataaatcaTGAATTCAAACTTTACAATTTCTCCCACCGGTGGTTTCTTTTTACacgtggttttttttgcttgcttttccaTCGATGATGCGATTTTTGATTAATGAATTTAAAACGATAACTGTTCATTTCTAGCATTTTTGTGTTCGTCCTAAGGGTACGAATGGATTGTGATGGCGGTTCAATGTAACATGCTACAAACCGGGTTCTCTAAATCAATTACTGCTGAGAAACATGCGAATGTGTTACAGTTTTTGGGGTGCAGGTGTGAtaggaacagttttttttacaccgAATGCTACGAACACGAGTTCTGTTCGGGAAAGGTTGATCATAAAAGCGTGAAAGGAGAGGAAGTCTgaagaggtggaagaaaaCGTAAAGTATGTAGCACTTCCTGTAAGTTTCCTGTACCTGGTCTGTTACGAGTTAATTTGGCATATTCTGCTCAGTGGTCATTTGGTTGGGTGCATCACTATACAAGTCGCTTGTAAAATGTATGATGTGCTGATGATCTAGACACTATGGTGTATCCATATAGTTACAGTTGATTTAAGGTAACAAATCGTATGACAGTGGAGAGGTTGCTGTACAAAATACACGTTAGGTGTAGGTTTTGTTGATTCATGGTTATGTTTTGTCATTTGAttttggttcaatttcaaCGATTGGTCCATTGCACTTGGTTCCAACCGTACACGctaatgtttcgttttttttttgttttgctcaggGAAAAGGTCGTTAACGAAACTAACTCAAAGTATTACAGTCATGCTGGTAACAAAGATTTGCCggtaaaatttcataaaacttaCTCCATCATGCCTGTTGCCTCTTTAATGCTTGTTAAATCACTAATCAACCAGCAACACATGTACAAGATATTAAAGTTaaagtaatataaaataaCCTGTCTCAAAGCAGCTCCAAATCTAGTGGTGTTGTCACTAATCTCTGCAAGGCTTCCGTGAACAAAGAGTTGGCATCCGTCCAGTAAATTCTGGATCGTCAGATACGCTTTCCAATCTTTTTATAACAATCGTCTTTCTCgccatttttgttgtaaattaaagtttttctttggCGTGCGCCAAGAAACGTAACAAATTGATGATGCAAAAAGTGGGAAAATGTCTTCTAACGGGACAATTTGATTGACAATATATGTACAAAATGGTATCTAGCTGCGTGTCTTTCGGCCCTCGATACACCGCGGAACAACATCACGGACCTACAAATACTTCCGTTACATCCTAACTTAGCATTTTACTGCGTTCCGATCGACTATCGATCGAGTAAACCATTAGCTAATTCTTCGGCCTGCGATTGGTACCTTCGTCCGAGAAAGAGATCCTCATCGAACCTACATGCTCATGTaagtgtgtctgtatgtgtgtgtgtgtgtatgcactTGAAACCCAGTATGGTGCAATGTTG encodes the following:
- the LOC126565475 gene encoding uncharacterized protein LOC126565475, encoding MVEMYGQPQLIPGVVRKASAALPTNASYHVNNAKAPIAPQHHDFIPGSIKPAAPNVSFHQKPITFVPVSSADTTAVTADHLTSRAVDEILRETRLGKLRADEYGSTAWRPCPLRKTNKRFLNRTLLSMVNHNNRVKQKTSHRSRLKLTELVRKGNEDGQREQTSSSKAKTSKDTDKSLTVINLIEDSD